The nucleotide sequence TTCTGCATGCCCTCGGGAGCCGGCATGATCGACAACCGCCTACCCAACTACCACGGAGTGCACTCGGGTCCCTTTGGCAGGATCAACTCGATGACTTGGGTGGGCTCAGCCGACCTGGTCCTCGCCATCGGCCCCATGTTTTCCGACACCAACACGTTCGGGTGGATGACGGTCCCGAGGCCATCGGCAAAGAACCCAAACATGAAGCTCATGATTCTGGCGTCGCACACCACGCGCCCAAAGAGAGCCATGCCCGGCCAGACAACCCCAGTCATGCTTCTGCAGACCAACCGGGATATTCTGCGCAGGGCAATCGAGATGCTCAAAAAGGAACCGATCAAGGGCAAAGCGATCCCGTTTATGAAAGACTGGCGCGTCGGGGAGCGCAGGTGGATGGTCGGCGACCAGCGCATCAACCAGTCCATCCTGTACCAAAAGCTGGACAAGTACCTGCGGCCGTACGACACGATCCTCATCGGCAACGCGACGCCGCTGCTCGGCGCGCGCGACTTTGTCCTGCCCGAGGGCGCCCGCGTCATCGCCTCGGGCCAGTGGTTCTCCATCGGCCACATGCTGCCGGCGGCCATGGGCGCCGCGCTGGCCAAGCGGGGTCTCAagggcgacgcgggccgCGGGCGCACCATCCTgctcgacggcgacggcagcTTCCAGATGACGGCCCAGGAGCTGGGCACCATCATCAGGCAGCGGCTCGACGTGACCATCTTTATTTTTAACAACGGCGGCTACGCCTACGAGCGCCTCATCCACGGGCCCGACGAGGAGTACAACGACATTGCGCCGTGGAAGTACCTGGAGCTGCCGAGCGCGTTTGGAGCGGAGCACGCCAGGGCAATGCATGGATACAACACTCAGACCCATCTGGTGCGGACCTGGGATGACCTTGATCGGCTGTTTATGGATGGCAGGTTCAACATCGGCCCGGGGCTGAAGCTGGTGGAGCTAAGGCTCGGCCGCAAAGATGTGCCCGCCCGTTTCAGGAACCTATTTAGGGAAGATGAAGAGGAGGAGCGCCTAACAAGGAGGATCCGGAGTGATCCAGAATAAACTTTATCAGTCTCGAGACGCATAGAGGCCCCTCCAAGAAGCTTTCACGCCAGGTATGACAGTACAGAAATATGTAGATAGTTTATATTGATAACAAGTACAATCTCCCCTTTCACATACTAAGGTGTTTTGTCACAAGTATACCTCTGGGAGATTACAGGTGAGCCTCCATATTTGTGATTCAGTGCAGGAAGTGCTTGGAATTTCGAGACAATGTTCCTTTGCCCTCAAGTCTTGATGAAAACTTTTGATGACAAAAGGCTAACCTTCTGGTATCATCTAGACTAGTTAGTAACAAGTCGTGTATTCCAATACCGTACGCCGGACTTTTGTGACTTACAGCTTGTGATGGACCTTTGGTGTGTGCGTACTGTTGTGCCGCTTCGAGCCATCGCTGGTTGCTCGTTTTAATGCAGAGGCCGCACGAAGAACCTAACAACAGCTACTCATCTGGGAGTTTATGCATAAAATGCATAAAGTAGTGCGCCCAATTGAGGCGAATGGAGCCTCCTCCGACCTGGGCGTGTGTTGAGATGTCCAGAATGGACAAGGACAGACGGCCCACTCAGAGATTCGGCAAGAAATGTGCCTTGAACTTCTTGTTCGCCCTGTCAATGGACCGAAGCTGAAACTGCTCGCCGTGGATATCAAAGACGAATTTGCCATCATTCGTACCCGCTGGCAGATTTGCAGTGTCCCGACCTGGCTTGTCCGACCCGTCCTCCTTGCCACTCCTACCATCCGCATCCGCGAGAGGCACCTCTACCCGGAATATCGTACCCTCCTTGGGCACCATCTTGAGCACGTTCTTGCGCGTGATGATCTCAAACACGAACCTGGAATCCTTGACCACGATCCCCTTGATGCCCACGCGGCCGGGACACGAGCTGCGCACGACCTCGACCTCGGCCCCGTGAAAGTCCGCACTGGTCAGCTTGGCCGCGGCGTTGACGCCCCCGCCGCGCAGATCCCCAGCTCCCAGCACCTCCCTGATGTAGCCGAGCCACAGCGCGTGCAGCGGCGCAAACGTCTCGTACCTGCGCGCCTCGCCCGTGGCCGGCGCCCGGTACAGCCCCAGCCGCCGCCTCTCCCGGGCCGACAGCGGCTTCGGCCTGAGCTGCTTGGCGCGGTCCTTGGTCTTTTGCTGGCGCGCGGCGCGGCGGGCCTCGCGGGCGGTGGTGGCCGGGGGTGGGGAGTTGGCGCGCAGGCGGAGCGGGCGGTGCTGGATCTTTTCGGCGTACAGGCGGTCGACCGAGGGTGGCGAGTGGCCGCGGGAGAGGAGGTTGCGCGTCACCGCTTCGGCGTTGGCTGACATTGTTGGGGTCTTTTGATCCATGTCGCTACTTTGCGTGTTGGGAATGTTCAGACGGAGCGTGGCGTGCACCTCGAGTTGAGCTTTATTTAGCTCCCCATGAAAAAATTATCGGGAGCTACAACTCATGGCCCGCGTAATCGCTACGCTGAAGTGGATAGTTGCTGTGCACTAGCGTACAAATTCCCTTGAAGAATGTGGGGGCGGGACTCgatggtgggtcgttgggtTTGGGCGGGCAGGCATAGCTGCAAGGGCCAGGGTCGGCACATGTCATGGCCAGCCTCGGTAACCACCAGCAGCTGACCTAGCGATGTTGATGGTCAAATGAATTCATTGCCAGAAAGAAAGCTCCGAGCCATGGCTTGCCGACTTTCTACCAGGCAAAAAGACCGGACGAAGATCCGCCGACGATGAAGCGAGGCTACTGTCAAACTAATCGTGAATGTGGACGgtcttttgtttatttttaatcTGAATCCTTCACGTTCGTACAATACCCGAGCGTTGAACTCGATACCAGCAGTAGAATGCGGCCACATTCTCTGTGATCAACCGAAGCTCACCTCGCACCAAAGCAACCACAAAATCACACAAGCTAGCTTCAGCTTATGACCGATTCTCCCCGCAAATCGGCCTTGGATAtacacaacaacaacaacaacgaccgcgcggcctgcgcctggATTGCGACAACACACAATTCACGACCAATTGAAGCAACCTCACCTGGTCTTGTCAACTCAACATGGTCAACGGAAACGACGAGGGTCGGGACTCCGCTCCCGACCTCAGGATTCTCGGCGACTCGATAACGCTCCAGCCCAGCGGATATGTCGAGCCGCCAGCGGGAGCGCGCGATgcggagaaggaggaggcccTTATGAAGCACATGGCACGCTTCCGATCTGAACCGCTCCAGTGAGTGTCTCGTCAATTGGCGCCGTTACCCTACCGCGCATCGCAATCCAGATTCCCCTGGTGGTCCGGCGCATAGTCCCATCGCTCGTTCGTCCACAGCTAACCCGGGCTGTGCCGCAACTCCCCGACAGGTTCCTCCGCGAAGTATCCCTCTACGTGTCCGGCACCGGCTGGCGCGCCTACGATGACTTTATCGGCCAACCAATTTTCTACCCGGGATTCTCGGAACAGATGGCCGCGCAGGTCCTCTCGGCCCCGCTGCTCCGCTCGCGCATCGCCGAGCTCGCCGAGAAGCGGCTCGCCAACGAGGAAAAGGAGGGATGGTTCCGCAAGGGCGATTCGGACTACGAGGTCCGCCGAGCGCACAGGCGGGCCGAGCTCGAGACGTGGCTGCAGGAGGTTGCTGAGAAGTGGACCGACAACATGATCTGCAAGTTTGAGAGCAAGATGTTCATCCGAAGCGCCTACTACATGGTCACCCAGCTGCTCACGCGCGCCTACCACCAGGGTATTCACGTCTCCAGCGAGGAGGTTTTGAGGCTGAGGAGGGTGGCGCAGGAggcagaaaagaagaagcggaGCATAATCTTCCTACCCTGTCACCGCTCCCACGTCGACTATGTCTCCTTGCAGCTCATCTGCTACAGGCTCGGCCTTGCTCTTCCGGTCGTGGTTGCCGGCGACAACCTCAACTTTCCTTTGGTGGGGAACTTTCTACAGCACGCGGGCGCCATGTGGATCCGTCGGTCTTTTGGCGACGACCGACTGTATACCACGTTGGTGCAGACATATATCGACACGCTGCTGCAGAATGGCCACAACTTTGAGTGCTTCATCGAGGGTGGCCGGTCCCGTACTGGAAAACTGCTGTCGCCAAAGTTTGGCATTCTCAACTTTATTGTCGACAGTGTGCTCTCGGGGAGGACGGAGGACGCAATCATCTGCCCTGTCAGCACACAATATGACAAGGTCATCGAGACGGAAGGTTATGTCACAGAGCTTCTTGGCCAGCCCAAGCAAAAAGAGAACCTGGCAGATTTCTTGACTGGAGGCTCGTCGGTGTTGTCGCTCCGACTCGGCAGAGTAGACGTGCGATTCCACGAGCCTTGGAGTCTGCGTGGTTTCATCGACGAGCAGCTGTCGAGGCAAATTGGCATCCCTAAAACTATTGGCACAGACATGACCAAAGAAATCACCCCTGCGGTCAGGCAAAAACTACTCCGCACGCTCGGCTACAAGGTTCTGTCAGACATCAACGACGTCTCCGTTGTCATGCCCACTGCTCTTATTGGCACGGTGCTCTTGACTCTTCGAGGCCGTGGTTGCAGCAAAGGAGAGCTCATAAGGCGTGTTCAGTGGTTGACGGCACGTGTCAGGTCCAAGGGTGGTCGGGTGGCTCACTTTGGTAATGTCTCGCTGGATGAAGTCATCGAGCGTGGACTTGACGTGCTGGGCAAAGACCTTGTCGGAACGATCGACGGCCTTACGGAGCCCGTCTACTACGCCGTCGACCGCTTCCAGCTGTCTTTCTACCGCAACATGACCATCCATCTGTTCATATCCGAGGCCCTGATCAGTGCGGCCATGTACGTCCGCGTCAAGCGAGGCGGCGGCCCCGAGATCCAAGACATCTCGTATACAGAACTGCATGACCATGTGCTGTTCTTGTCATCGTTGTTCCGTGGCGAGTTCATCTTCTCGGGTGAGGGTTTGACGGTGAGCCTGGAAAAGACATTGAAGAGCCTGGAAGCTGAAGGCGTCATCGTGTTGCGACGGACGGCGGACGGTGTGGTGGACAAGGTTGGTCTCTCTGACCAGGAGAGGCAAGCTGGTCGTGAGAATTACGACTTTTATTGCTTTTTGATATGGCCATTTATCGAGTCAAGCTGGCTCGCGGCCGTTTCGCTGATGGGATTGGCGCCCCCACCTGGAACAAACTCGGACATCTGGATTGAGTTTGCCAAGGCGCTAAACAGCGCGCAGCTGGTGAGTAACTGTTTTCTCACACATACTTCTCGCCCAGCGCAACAGTAACTAACAAAAGTTTGACCAACAGCTTGGAAAGGACCTCTACCACCAAGGTGACCTGAGCTACTTTGAGGCGGTCAACAAGGAGACGCTCAAAAACTCGTACCAGCGTTTCGAGGAAGAAGGCATAATCCAGATCGTCAAGTCCAAAGACCCCAAGATTCCGCCGCGGCTCCGGCTCAGTCCGGACTGGACGCCGCAGCGCGACCCCGCGACGGGGGCCCTCACGCCTTCGGGTCGCCTCTGGGACTTTACAGAAAAGATCGCGTCTAGCAGGCGCGAGGGCAAGAACCGCCGCGACGGCGCCACGGTCAGCACCAGGGTCctcaggctgaccgacctcCTGGGCCAGAGGCTCTACAACGACACCATCAGCAGCGAGGGCAAGAAGGGATCCGCGCCGGCTCGGCTGACCAGCGAGGAGAAGGCGGCGCTCAAAAAGACTGTCAAGATGGAGAGGAAGCGTAGGACGCTGGAGAACAGGGCGCGGCTGTAGGGGGATTTCCGAGAGGCGTTGCTTTGGATTTTGTTAGCGTGGTGGGTGGTGCATTTGCCGGTTTTGTCTTGATTGTAGAAATTATGGTTATGAACTGAGAACGGCAGCTGTGTATCGGCTGTTTGGAAGCGCGTCTGCTGCTGATGCATGTACATGTATTAAAAAAATCGTTCCGTAATACctctttctatttttttttcttttccgctgATGCCCTGAACGCCCAGAAACAATTCCATCTCTATGCAAACAATTCTTATTTTTGTACAGGATTCAGAATTATATTGTCAATCAGCCGCACGGCCGGCCCGCCGCTGTGACCAAGGTCCTCGCCCGGCTGCGGCGCCTCGACGGGCAGCATCTTGACGGCACCGCTCAGCACTGCTCCCCTGGCCGGGTCGACGGCGTCAATCTCGACCATGGTGTCCGGGTCGGCCAGGGAGATGTAGTCGACCTCGAAAACCACCCTCTCCTCGGGCGACAGCGCCATCTGCGCCGCGAGCGTATCCCGCGCCACCGCCTCCGCCGGGCCCAGTATCTCGGCCCTGGCCAGGCCGCCGGCCTGGTACGCGGCCTCTGCAGCACAGAGCGCACGGTTCAGCACCGTGGCGGCGCGCCTCCGCCTCTCGCCGAGGTAGACGTTCCTGGAGCTGAGGGCCAGGCCGTCGGGCTCCCTGACGGTGGGGCCGATGACGACGTCGGTGTCGAGGCAAAAGTCGCGGACCATGGCGCGGATGACGACGGTCTGCTGGACGTCCTTTTGGCCAAAGTAGACGCGGGTGGGCTGGACGATGTTGAAGAGCTTCATGCAGACGGTGGCGACGCCGCGGAAAAAGGTCGGGCGCGTGCGGCCCTCGAGCAGCTCGCCGACGGGCGTCAGCGTGACGAAGCTGCCCTTTGAGTCGGGGGCCTGGCCGGGGAAGCCCGAGGGGTACATGGTCTGGGTGGTCGGGGCGAAGACGGCGGTGACGCGGCCCAGGTtgccgccgtcgtcggccaggtcgcGGTCCAGGCGGCGCAGCAGGGCGCAGTCGGCGTCCCAGGTCGCAGGGTAGCTGTCGAGGTCCTCGGCCAGGCCGAACTGCGCCGGGTTGACGTAGATGGACACGACGACGTGGTGGTTCTCGCGCGCCGCCTGCCGGATCAGCGACTCGTGGCCCGAGTGCAGCGCGCCCATGGTCGGGACCAGGCCGACGGACTGCTGGTCCAGCATGTGGGGCTTTCGCCAGCGGCGCACCGAGGGGACGGTGCGGAGGACGCGGATCGGCGTGGACGGGATCTTTTCGAACGCCGGCTGGTCGGGGGAGGAGCTCTTGCAGGCCATGGTGCGGGTTTGGGCCCGGCTGGGCTGTGTTGTGCGGTGGGTTGTTGTGGTCGCGGGGGCAGTGGGGATGGAGGTGCGCCGTGATGCGAGGCGTAGGGTCTGGCGGCTGAGGAGCGGTGCGATGATGATGCGGCCGGACAttgcggcggcgttttttttGAGATGGCCGAGTTTGTGATTTTGTCTAGTATACTTGTTGGAGTGGAGAAACCAAAACAGGGTTATTCTGGCCTTTTGGGCCCATGTCGTGGGCGCAATGGTGTTTTTAAAACAGGCCGTGATGGTTTCTCACTGCGTAGTtttggggggaatggcgcagtggttaagcgccatggctgttacttgagtaacgtaggttcgaatcctgctccctccacctcctccccgcttacccgtggcaaggataacccggctggctatcgacaacaaccacccgcctgtgccgtcgagcccacacttgttgggaacttcgtctccatggctacaaacgaccgacagctccgctgtttggacacaggcccctctcgatgaagagccgtcaactgccgtcagacgaatcctccgtgcgcctgaaggcacggggtcgcgtcagtgaacaaacctgtaagcaggaccgggcacgaacccggtcaggctcgattcgcttctatgcccttgttttccgctgtgtaaatagagaaaatagaaagcgcgccgagatacccctcgggaggttgctaacggccggctaatgagccgggccgagcccggcgttaaataatactactactactactactactacaacACTGCGTAGTTTTCAAGACGAGGGCGGGACTTGAGGTTTACGTCAAGCCGACCGAGGTCGGGTTGGAATTACCTCAGCAGCAAGCTTTTCGTTGgtagaccctaaccctgacacTTGTACATTTGTACCTATACTCCGTACAGCAAACCCCACAATCCATCTAGCTCAATTGCCTAAAATGGACATTCTGGACGGCGTGGGAGCCAACATCGCTAAGCTATTGTACTCGGGAAATTTATTGACCTCGGGTCGTCGGCTCTGATGGAGGGACGGCTCGGACTATTGGGGCCAAAGGTGTTTTGGAGCTCTCCAAGTATTAAGCTCTGGATAGGATCCGAACCTTGGCTGAATACTAGGTAGCTACCCTTGCCCATTCGCATTTCTCGGCCATTGACTCTCTTTTCGAGAACACTTTCGGATTGGGTATTTACTGACTATAATGCAAACTAAGACTATACTCAATTTTTCTCCATCACCTCGATTAGGTCCAAGAATATCATTCAGATTCTGCACTTTCAGATTAGTCACATATATCCCCACCATGATGACTTGCAGTTTACTATGAGCAAGATTATCATCATCATAGCCCTCAAATGGTTACACTACTCTGAACGAATTACATATTCAAAAGCATCGTACACCAAGACTTGACCTTCACTACGGGATCAATGCTTAGTGAGGATGCCAAAGAACTTGGGCCGTTTGGTCAGCGTTAACAGCGCAAACCTGCTCAATGGATTTCAAACCCTCTCCGGGATATCGTCTAGGTCAGACTCCTCTTTACGGAAGAGGCAGGTACATGCGGGAGCGGTGGTGGCCCTCGCCTAGTTTTGGATCCCGGTCGACATGTCCAGGGCTGCATCCCGTCGTTCGGAGTGCACTAATGCAGATTAGGCACAGCGACGATCAGTTGATTGTTGATTAATACACCATCAACAGTGCAAAAGTCTTGGCCGACTATTTCCCCGCTCGGGATGGCGCGTTGTAACAATAGAATATgggtatatatatattcCAGCAGTATCTCATTCTCGGTTCTATCTTCAAGTTTGAGCCGATATATATCCTGTCACATAGAAACAAAACCTCAGACACATACGAAAGCCCATATCGCAATGGCCATGCGCTTGTTCTTGTTTGGCCTGTCGGC is from Pyricularia oryzae 70-15 chromosome 2, whole genome shotgun sequence and encodes:
- a CDS encoding pyruvate decarboxylase, whose translation is MTKIPLARYIFQRLRQYGVDHIHGVPGDNLLHALDHIVPAGSRWVGCCNELNAAYAADGYARVRGMGAVFTTMGVGELSAANAIAGSQAERVPVVHLVGVPSREAMMGQSQYPNVMHHALQPGGGMEPFREIGRLLTQGRDEFRSSAAVYEGATAADFASKFDSMLRRSFVQRKTMYFPLRADLVDHQVDSSWLEKSLDGPDGEQGSKPPAEEWDFLKELRSAEKPVILVDRGLGMDAFKDEINELVALSGIPTFCMPSGAGMIDNRLPNYHGVHSGPFGRINSMTWVGSADLVLAIGPMFSDTNTFGWMTVPRPSAKNPNMKLMILASHTTRPKRAMPGQTTPVMLLQTNRDILRRAIEMLKKEPIKGKAIPFMKDWRVGERRWMVGDQRINQSILYQKLDKYLRPYDTILIGNATPLLGARDFVLPEGARVIASGQWFSIGHMLPAAMGAALAKRGLKGDAGRGRTILLDGDGSFQMTAQELGTIIRQRLDVTIFIFNNGGYAYERLIHGPDEEYNDIAPWKYLELPSAFGAEHARAMHGYNTQTHLVRTWDDLDRLFMDGRFNIGPGLKLVELRLGRKDVPARFRNLFREDEEEERLTRRIRSDPE
- a CDS encoding ribonuclease P protein subunit p29, whose product is MDQKTPTMSANAEAVTRNLLSRGHSPPSVDRLYAEKIQHRPLRLRANSPPPATTAREARRAARQQKTKDRAKQLRPKPLSARERRRLGLYRAPATGEARRYETFAPLHALWLGYIREVLGAGDLRGGGVNAAAKLTSADFHGAEVEVVRSSCPGRVGIKGIVVKDSRFVFEIITRKNVLKMVPKEGTIFRVEVPLADADGRSGKEDGSDKPGRDTANLPAGTNDGKFVFDIHGEQFQLRSIDRANKKFKAHFLPNL
- a CDS encoding glycerol-3-phosphate acyltransferase — its product is MVNGNDEGRDSAPDLRILGDSITLQPSGYVEPPAGARDAEKEEALMKHMARFRSEPLQFLREVSLYVSGTGWRAYDDFIGQPIFYPGFSEQMAAQVLSAPLLRSRIAELAEKRLANEEKEGWFRKGDSDYEVRRAHRRAELETWLQEVAEKWTDNMICKFESKMFIRSAYYMVTQLLTRAYHQGIHVSSEEVLRLRRVAQEAEKKKRSIIFLPCHRSHVDYVSLQLICYRLGLALPVVVAGDNLNFPLVGNFLQHAGAMWIRRSFGDDRLYTTLVQTYIDTLLQNGHNFECFIEGGRSRTGKLLSPKFGILNFIVDSVLSGRTEDAIICPVSTQYDKVIETEGYVTELLGQPKQKENLADFLTGGSSVLSLRLGRVDVRFHEPWSLRGFIDEQLSRQIGIPKTIGTDMTKEITPAVRQKLLRTLGYKVLSDINDVSVVMPTALIGTVLLTLRGRGCSKGELIRRVQWLTARVRSKGGRVAHFGNVSLDEVIERGLDVLGKDLVGTIDGLTEPVYYAVDRFQLSFYRNMTIHLFISEALISAAMYVRVKRGGGPEIQDISYTELHDHVLFLSSLFRGEFIFSGEGLTVSLEKTLKSLEAEGVIVLRRTADGVVDKVGLSDQERQAGRENYDFYCFLIWPFIESSWLAAVSLMGLAPPPGTNSDIWIEFAKALNSAQLLGKDLYHQGDLSYFEAVNKETLKNSYQRFEEEGIIQIVKSKDPKIPPRLRLSPDWTPQRDPATGALTPSGRLWDFTEKIASSRREGKNRRDGATVSTRVLRLTDLLGQRLYNDTISSEGKKGSAPARLTSEEKAALKKTVKMERKRRTLENRARL
- a CDS encoding pantoate-beta-alanine ligase is translated as MSGRIIIAPLLSRQTLRLASRRTSIPTAPATTTTHRTTQPSRAQTRTMACKSSSPDQPAFEKIPSTPIRVLRTVPSVRRWRKPHMLDQQSVGLVPTMGALHSGHESLIRQAARENHHVVVSIYVNPAQFGLAEDLDSYPATWDADCALLRRLDRDLADDGGNLGRVTAVFAPTTQTMYPSGFPGQAPDSKGSFVTLTPVGELLEGRTRPTFFRGVATVCMKLFNIVQPTRVYFGQKDVQQTVVIRAMVRDFCLDTDVVIGPTVREPDGLALSSRNVYLGERRRRAATVLNRALCAAEAAYQAGGLARAEILGPAEAVARDTLAAQMALSPEERVVFEVDYISLADPDTMVEIDAVDPARGAVLSGAVKMLPVEAPQPGEDLGHSGGPAVRLIDNIILNPVQK